CTGATCCAAAGCGAAGAAAGTTTTCGCTTCCTCGCCGACTCCATCCCTCAGTTGATTTGGACGGCACAACCTGATGGCCGGTTAGATTACATCAACCGGCGCGTTGCTCAATACAGCGGATTGAGCGTTGACAACGTGATCGGCTGGGGATGGCAACAGATACTGCATCCAGACGATCTGCCCCAGAGTCTTGATCGCTGGCAGCACTCTTTAAACACCGGCACGAAGTACGAAGTTGAATTTCGTTTGCGGCACTCGTCCGATGGACAATATCGCTGGCACTTGGCACGAGCCTTACCGATGCACGACGCAGAAGGCCAGATTATCAAGTGGTTTGGAACTTGTACAGATATCGAGGATCAAAAGCGGGCAGAACAAGCGGCGCAGTTTCTATCACAAGCGAGTACCCTGCTGGCTTCTTCCCTCGACTACGAAACGACTCTCTCCAGGGTGGCGCGTTTAGCGGTTCCCACTCTGGCAGATTATTGCGTTGTTGATATTGCCGAAACCAATGAGGTATTCCGCCGGCTGGCTGCGGTTCATCCAAACCCAATCAAAGAGCAGCTAGCGCGTGACATTGAACAGCGTTACCCAACCGGCCTGAATGGGGAGAACCCAATCGCTAGGGTACTGCGTACAGGGGAATCACAACTGTATCCACAGATGCCCGATGAGGTATTAGTTGCCACTGCCCTAAATGCAGAACACCTAGAGATGCTGCGCTCGTTGGGAATCAAGTCTTATATGAGCGTGCCACTAATGGCTCGTGGGCGGGTACTCGGTGCCATTTCCTTTGCCACAGCCGAATCAGATCGCCATTATAATGCCGCCGATCTTGCCTTGGCTGAAGATTTAGCCCGCCGCGCTGCTGTCGCCATCGACAATGCACTGCTTTACCGCGAGGTTCAGGAGGCGGAACAACGCAAAGATGAATCCTTAGCATTGCTCAACGCTTTGCTGGAAAGTGCACCGATTGGGTTTGCCTTTATGGATCGCGATCTGCGCTTTGTTCGCCTCAATCGTTCCCTCGCAGAACTCAACGGCATTCCTTTGGCAGATCACTTAGGACGCACTCTTGAGGAAATTTTGCCGGCGGAAACTGCATCCATCTCAACTGCACTTCACCGGCAAGTCCTGGCCACTGGGGAGCCGGTTTTAAATTTAGAAGTGGATGGCCAGACATTTTCGTCCCCCAATCAACACCGGCACTGGTTAGCAAGCTACTACCCGATCCGTTCCGGGAGTGGGGAAATTTTAGGTACGGGTGTGGCAGTGGGGGATATTACTGAACTCAAGCGGGCACAGGAAGCTCTGCGGCAGAGTGAAGAGCGCTTCCGCTTGCTATTTGACAACGCACCAATGGGCATCTCCATCGCCCGGAACGGAGTCAGTTTGTACGTCAACCGCGCCTACCTTGAGATGTTTGGCTACAGCACTGTCTCTGAAATGCAAGGCACACCGTTGCTCAATGATATTGCACCCCAATGCCACGAGGAGATCACTGAAAGGATTCGACAACGAGATCGAGGGGAAAGCGTTCCAAATAGTTATGAAACCCTCGGTCAAAGAAGGGACGGATCAGTGTTTCCTTTTCAGGTTTATGTGGCCCGGTTTGATTTACCCGATGGGCCGGCAAGCACTGCCTTTATTCGTGATATTTCTGTCGCTAAGCAAATCGAGTCTGAACGTGCTCAGCTTTTGATTAAAGAACAGCAAACCCGGCAGCTGGCTGAGCACACTGCTGAACGGATCGCCGGTTTGCAATACGTCACTGCCACCCTTTCGGAAGCACTGACAGCCTTAGAAGTTGCAGATGCGATCCTTACTTCAGGATTAGCCGTACTGGATGCAAATGTCGGACTTGTTTCTTTGCTCAATGACGCCGGCACGGAATTTGAGAATATCCGGATCGTGGGCTACTCGCAAGATGTTGTGGACGCATGGCCCCGTTTTGCAGCGGATGCGCCCGTACCCATTGCGGATGCGGTGCGGCGCAGACAGGCGATTGTGCTGGAAACACAGGCAGAGCGTAACGCCCAGTATCCCCATCTAGTGTCTGTCCATGTAGAATCCACGGCCACTGATGGCGCTTTAGTTGCCATCCCGATGATCGTGAACGAGCGCGTTGTGGGCGGACTCGGTTTGGGCTTTCCAGAGGATCGGCAATTCAATCAAGATGACCGCGCTTTTATGCTGGCGCTGGCCCAGCAGTGCGCCCAAGCTCTAGAGCGAGCGCGTCTTTTTGAAGCTGAACGGTTAGCCCGCGCTGCGGCTGAAACGGCGCTAGATGCGCTCAAGCAAAGCGAAGCTCGCTTCCGCACAATGGCAGATAACTCACCGGCATTTATCTGGATGGCCGGCACTGACGGACAATGCACCTATTTCAACCAACCTTGGCTAGACTTTACCGGCCACACCTTGGAAGAAGCACTCTCCCTTGGTTGGTATGAAGGGCGACATGCTGACGATGTACAGCCTTGTGTGGATGCGTATAGGGTGGCATTAAACCGGCTGGAAGGCTTCCAAATAGAATACCGGCACAAACGAGCAGATGGTAAATACCGCTGGATTTTCGATACCGGCGCGCCGCTTTACTCTCCCGATGGCAGTTTTGTCGGTTACATTGGCTCTGGCATCGATATCAGCGAACGCAAGCAGGCAGAGGAAGCGCTGCGCGAGAGTGAATCCCGGTTTAGACGCTTGGTAGAGTCCAACGTGATCGGCGTGATCTTTTGGGACACCGCCGGCAACATTACCGATGCCAACGATGCCTTCTTGCAAATGGTGGGCTATACCCAGGAAGATCTGCAAGCCGGCAAGGTGCGATGGAAAGACATGACCCCTCCTGAACAGTTGCATCTGAGTGAGGAGGCGATTGCTCAACTGCAGCAGTCTAAGACGGCGAGTGCCCTAGAAAAGGAATACATTTGCAGAGACGGCAGCCGCATTCCCGTTGTACTCGGCAGCGTCATGTTTGAAGGCTCTCAGGATCGCGGGGTCAGCTTTGTTCTCAATTTAACTCAACTCAAACAAGCCGAGTCAGAGCGCCGACAGAGTGAGGAACGCTACCGTCGCATCGTGGAAACGTCTTATGAAGGGATTTGGACAATTGACGCCCAAGGGCACACAGATTTCGTGAATCCCCGAATGGCAGAGATGCTGGGCTATACCGTGGAAGAGATGATGGGGCGTCCGATTTCTGATTTTACGGACGAGCCGGCCCGCATCGCATCCGAGGGAAATATTGAGGGGCAAACCCAAGGAACTAAAGCACTGAGTGAATGCCGGTGGCGTCGCAAAGATGGTTCGGAGCTTTGGACACTGAATTCTAGCAACGCCATTATTAATGAGCGAGGAGAATTCACCGGCGAGATCGCCATGATTACGGATATTACCGATCGCAAACAAGCTTCTGAAAAGCTGTGGGAAACCAATCAAACCCTTAACAGCTTGATTCAAGCTTGCCCCTTAGGGATTAGGGTGTTTAATCTCAATGATGCGGTTGTAACTTTATGGAACCCAGCCGCTGAGCGGATTTTTGGCTGGAGTGAACAAGAAGCACTGGGCGGTTTTCTGCCTTCAGTTCCAGAAGACAAACGAGAAGAATTTCTGGCAAACCTCGCCGCCATCGGGCAAGGTGAGGAATTAATTGGGGTAGAGTTGCGCCGGCAGAAAAAAGACGGTTCACCCATTGATATCGCCGTTTGGGCGACTGCACTGCAGGATGCAAAAGGCCTAAAGAGCTGTCTGTCAATTGTTGCCGATATTAGCGACCGTAAGCAGATGGAGGCAGAACGCGAGCAACTTTTAGCTCGTGAACGGGGAGCACGCGCCGAGGCTGAAACGGCGAACCGGATCAAGGATGAGTTTCTGGCGGTACTTTCTCATGAGTTACGTTCGCCGCTGAATGCAATTTTGGGGTGGGCGCAGATGCTGCGGACTCGTAACTTTAATGCAGCAACCATTTCTCGCGCCCTAGAAACGATTGAGCGCAACGCCCGGTTGCAAACCCAATTGATAGAAGATTTGCTGGATGTTTCGCGCATTCTGCGGGGCAAAACCAGCCTCAATATAATGCCGGTGAATTTAGTCTCGACTATTGAGGGGGCGCTCGATACGATGCGACCGGCTGCTGAAGCGAAGGCGATTAAAATTGAGCGATTGCTTGATCCGACGGTGGGGTTGATTTCAGCCGATCCAGGCCGGTTTCAGCAGATTGTCTGGAATTTGCTTACCAATGCGATTAAGTTTACCCCGTCGGGAGGGTGTGTGACGATCCGCCTTGCGGCTGCCGGTTCTATGGCTCAAATTCAAGTCAGCGACACCGGCATTGGCATCGCCAGCGATTTTCTTCCCCATGTTTTTGAGTATTTCCGTCAGGCAGATGGCTCAACGACACGGGCGCACGGCGGACTGGGTTTGGGTTTGGCAATTGTGCGCCATTTAGTAGAACTGCACGGCGGCACGATCCAGGCGGAAAGTCTGGGTGAAGGACAAGGGGCAACCTTCACCGTGCTGCTGCCACTTTTGAAAAGACAGCCGGTAGAAGGCAGAAGGCTGCCGGCAGCAGAAAATTCTCCCGTTCTTCCCCTCTCCTCCTCTCCCCCTGTCCCTCTCTCCAACGTCCGGGTACTTGTGGTTGATGATGAAGCTGACACACGAGACTATATTGTTACGGCACTAGAGCAAAGTGGCGCTGAGGTAATCGTTGCAGCCTCCGTAAGTACAGCATTTATCGCTCTACAGCAATTTCAACCCAATGTTTTAGTCAGCGATATCGGAATGCCTGGGGAGGATGGCTACTCCTTGATCCGCAAGGTGAGAGCTTTGGCTGCGGATCAGGGGGGAAATATCCCTGCGGTGGCGCTAACCGCCTACGCGATGGAAGAGGATCGCCGGCGCGTGCTTGAGGCCGGTTTTCAGAAACATTTGGCTAAGCCGGTGGATGCAGATGAGTTGATTCAGGTGGTAGCGCGTCTGAGCGGACGCCTGGAAGATAATACTCTGGGATAAGAAGTAGTCTAGAGGATTGGTAGTAATGGTTTCAAGAATTGGTATTAAAAATTTCGACAATATACAACTAGATAAAAAAACAAGCTCTTGCCTAGAATTTGACAAAGAGCCTGCATCATCCCATTAAATTGATAAAGTGCCGGTTTTTATTGAATTAAAATGATCGCTTCTTGAATCTTTGCATTCAGAGCGTCTTTTAGCCCTAACTCAACTTTTTCCATTAATTGATCAAAAGTTTCCTGATTCGCCGCCAGTTGTTCTTTAAGAACCTTCTCCAACTCCGGATTTATTTCCTTGCATATACTGTCAATTTTACTGTCGCTTAACAAATTTGAACGCATCCAACCGGGAACATCTAAATTTGTTTTAATCGTATCTTTAACGCCCTTACGATTTAGCTCCATTCCTGCCGCTAAAGCTGAAGCTCCATAAACGAGGGCGATTGGCCAAGCTAAATGTCCAGTTAAGATTAAAGTCAGTAGGCTAGCAAGAGTGCCTCCACCAATCACCACATTGATGATAAATGACACGATTTCGGCAAGAATCGCATCTCCGATCTGAAGTTCCGGATTAACCGCAGCCGGCGCGATCCCTTCCTCAAACCTTAAACTACTTCTGGGAATCTGAAATTTTCGACAAATCGGATCGGTTTTATCGGCTAACTCAGGCTGAATTTTGCTATTAAACCAAGCCAGACATTGGCTATTGATGAGAGCCTGAGTTTCATTACTTTTAACCCACTGCTCCGCTCGCTGTTTCATAGAGACTTCGAGATCAGATAAAGTTCTAATTTTGTTATGTTGCCAATCTTTTAACCCAGTTTTAACGATGGATTTAATTAATTCATCTGAAAGTGAGTTGGTCAATAATTCTATTAAATTTGGCAGATTTTTTTCAATGAGATTTCTGAAAAAATTTGAATCAAATAAGTAATTCATTTCTTGTTTGAAAGCAGCCGCCCGCAAATCCCATCTTCCCACTCGCGCTAAACCCAGTGCAATGCAGCGCTCAGGTTCTGGATCAGGACGAACTTGCGTGTCGGGTTCGGGGAAGGTTTTCTCGCAAATAAGACGGGTAAACTTCATGCGAGATGCCCCACCTGTCATTAGCACGACTTTCGGTGCAATGCCTTGTTTATCAAGCTTTTCTTTCGCCACCGTGACTGCTTCACGAAATGATTGAATCCAACTCTTTTTCCCTAATTCAACTAAGGGGTGGTTTAAAATTTCCTCCATAATTGATTGATTGACTTGGGGGATAAAATAAATTTGTTCGTTAATCGACTCAAACCCCCGTGCAAAAGATTGAGGGGAACTGTAAAGCTGTTCGTTAGAAAAATAATCTTCCTTGGCTTTGCGGCAGGCAAGTTCACAGCGAGCTTTGTGATGTGAATATTGAGAAAAAACTTTCTCAAGTAATTCTTTTTGCTCGTGATTGGCTAGCGTACGTTCAAAAATTGCTTTATCAATTAGAGAAGCCCCCAGCTCATTACTGCCAAAATCTATGGGGATTTCGGATAAGCTTTTAACGAGAGTAAAATCAGTTGTTGAAGAACCAATATCAACAATGAGTACCGATGAGGTCAGCTTGTTGTATTCAAGTTTACCGGCTTCCTTGGCTTGCATAAAAGCCGCTCGTGATTCTGGGATCACATTCAGCAGCGGAATTCCAGCTTCCTGAAGCAGCTTTTGGTACTCTTCACGATCTTCTAGTGACCAACCTGAAGGGCAACCTACATAAAAATAGCTGTTTTTCTCGCCTTGAATTTGCTTACTTTCTTTCAAAAGAGAGTAGTAGGTTTTTAAGAAACTTCGGAGGGTTTCTCGATAACTTGCATCTTGATTAGGTTTTTGCTTAAAAGCGATTTGTAGCTGAGTAACCCCAACTTGAATTAAGGCTTGCTCTCCCACAAGATAGCCAAGTTCAGGATGCCAACCTAGGGCAGTAATTTGATTTTTTTTATTGTTAACTTCCAGCATTTCTGGAGGTTCAATGCTTTCGATTACAGCTTTGGCAACGGCTGTTTCTCCATGTCCCAGGTCGAAACCGATTGTTTCTAAAGTTTCCATGATTTTACTAAAAATTTTAGTCTTGAATTAAACGATTCGGCTGACTGGGTGTTAATATTGATTTCTAATTTCCCAACTTAAAGCAACTGCCGGCTCACCGCACAGTTTCATTATAACGATCACTTTGTGGGGTAATGAGATTAGCCGGCTCAATCACTCGACCACGCCGTAGCAAGCTATCACCTTTAAATAAGGCCGGCGTGATTGTCACGCAGTCTTTAGTCGCGGGATCAATGCTTGGCTCAAAATCAAAATACTCACGAGAATTTTTTGCCTCATGGGGCTGATAAATTTGAGCGCGAATTCCCTCTTCCATCAAAACTTGTGGCAACATTTTTGTTAGTTCAATTGCCATCTGGGGTTTATTCAGGACTGACGCGCCCCAAAGTCTTTGGATCAGCGTTAACAATTCTGGCAATTCTTCTAACCCACTGGAATCAGGGGTTCCTTTAACATCTATTGCCCGTGCAACTGCCTGGTCGATTGTATTTAAAGCATCCGCAAGGTTGCCTAACAAAATTTGACTATCAACGCGCACAACCGGCAGCGTCGTTTCTGGAAGCAGCGGAACAGTTGAATTCTTTTCGCTGGTTTTTTTGTCAAGTTTAAGGGCAACTTCTAAGCCAATGACCACTGACACCAATAAGGTCGGCATCCACACTTGCGGGTCATTTGGCATTAAGGAAACTAAGGAAGTTAAAGTTCCTGCGCCGGCAAGCGCCTGTAAAACTTTTAAAATTAACTTATTCGGGGCTAACTTTGCAGCTTGGTTAGAAAGTGATTGGGTTGGTGGAACAGAAAATTTAACCTCATTAGCCGCACTCAAAGCAGCAACAGACTGGCGCAGGCTTTCTAGAAAAAAGGAAGCCAGACGTACCTGAGCGACATTAAGATCACCCATGTAACTTCTTTCTAGATTATCAAGCCGGTTTTGAACCAATTTTACGACTTGGTCAAGGTTGCTTGCCTTATCTATATCTCTCTGGAGTTCACTGCGTTCTTTGTCAAAAAGTGTTATTAGCGTTTTCATCGCGATCTTTAAAACTTCAGCGTTAGCGGAATACTTATCCACAATATAGCGTCAGCTAGGTATCACCTTTCAAGCTCGGACGCTTTATGACTGAGTTCACCGCTAAAATTTTTCCAGCCTCTTTAAGTTAGTTTGCCATAGATGTTGGGTGGAAAACCGACCTTTGTGTGTTCTGGATGTTGGGTTGAAGCCGGCAACTGTACTGGCAATCGTTAAATTGATTCACATCGCAGCTTTGAGATCCACCTTCTCGTAGATACTCATCGCCTAGGTTATACAGGTATGATCGAGCCAAAGCCGATGTAGGGATAACCCGCAACTTTAGCTAGAAAAGTCAATCGCGAGAGGGGGGAAATGCTGACAGTCGTTTTAATCGTCAATGCGCTCATCGCACTCTTGTGCCTTTATGTGGCGTGGCAAGTGTGGAACTTGCGGCGGGTGCTGGCCAATGTCGCAGATACACTAATCTCTGTTGAGCGCAACACTTATGCCGTGCTGCATGGCGCACCCAATGCCATTACCACAGGGCAACGGGGCACTCGCCAGCTGCGAAAACAATACCGGCAACTGCAAACACAACTTCAGCGGGCCGAACAAGTGTTGGGCCTCTTGAGTTTAGGCCAAACGGTATGGCGGCGTCGCTCAACAGTGGTGCGCCGGTTCAAACCCTGAAAAACAGCGGTTTCCCTAGTGTAAAAGGAACAGCCCAGTTGCTTGACACATGATCCGCTTAGAGAAAGCCGGTACGCGGATCAAGCGCTTCAGACCTGTGCTAACCTACAGGCGGGTTTAAGGCGCTTTGCAGTATTTAGGAACAGGTGCCGAACGCTGTTATCAGCCGGACTCAACCTTTAGAAGCTTGAATCGCCCATCAAGACTCCTACAATTGGTGTAAGAATACAAACCGAACGATGTCAAATAACCGCTCAGGATTCTTTTTTGGGGGTGTGCTGTTAGGAGCCGCCATTGGCACAGTAACTGGCCTGCTGCTGGCCCCTCGTACAGGCCGCGACACACGCAAGCTGCTGAAAAAATCTGCAGACGCCCTCCCGGAATTAGCCGAAGACTTGTCAACCAGCGTACAAATGCAAGCGGATCGCCTCTCAGAAACAGCGCTGCGGAATTGGGATGGAACCCTAACTAGATTGCGCGAAGCCATTGCCGCCGGCATAGAAGCCTCTGGGCGAGAGCGTCAAATCCTTAGCGAAACAGAAGCCGCAGATTCCCTAGCGTCCCGTGCTCCGATGCGTGATGCTTACGGTGACGTCGTGGCTAACTCGACTGGAGAGGTAATCCCAACGGAAATGCCTCAGGAACGCTAAAGTTGAGTCTAGACAGACCCTTACAGACTGATTGCCCACCCCCTGCTACTTTCAACACAATTCTGTGATAGACCCCATTTTTTGGCTAGGACTGTCAATTTTGCTGGTTGCAGTCAGTTTAACTGCTGTTTTGGTGGCAGCCTTGCCGGCCTTACAGGAGTTAGCTCGGGCTGCGCGGAGTGTGGAAAAATTAGCTGAGACATTATCGCGTGAGTTGCCCCCTACCCTGGAAGCTATCCGCCTCACGGGCATGGAAATCAGCGATCTAACCGATGATGTCAGCGAAGGAGTCAACAGCGCCACCGATGTTGTCAAACAAGTCGATCAAACCCTTGGCGGCGCGAAGCAGCAGGCCAAAAAAGCGCAAGTCACTACTCGCAGCGTTTTTACCGGCATCCAAACTGCTTGGAAAACCTTTACGCGTCCCTCTGCCGGTTCAGAAACCCCTCGCCGGCCTGTAGGCCGTCTTCCAGCGTCTCAAAGACCCCCCTTCGAGGTTCGGGATCGCTTGAATTCCCCAGAAGAATCTCGGCGCAACGGTGAGGACGTTCCTATGGAGCAAAACCCCAATGCTTCCCGGTTGCAGCCCCGCCTTGAAAATGCCGGTCAACCTGATTGGGAAATTGCTCCACCTCCTCCCTCAGATATTCCCCCACCTGACCGTTAAAAATCAAGTTTCAAAAAGACATTTTTTAACGGTTAAGTTTCCCTGATTTCATTTTTTTGATTAAGCAATTCAGGCACCAACTCTTATCTTTCGGAAGTTCCCGCAACGCATACCTAAACTGGGATTACTGTCTTCCGACATATTATAAAGGGTGGAGTCTTTTACTGATCCCCACACCTTCCAGCATTCAAGAATTTTCTTCTCATTCTTGCCAAAAAGTGAGCGGTTGTCGAAAATTAAGTAACTTCTTGCATCTATCGCCTTCAAATTTCAACAGTGCCGGTTCCAACGTTCTAAAAATTTAGCCATGCAATCCAGACACATCACCACACGCAAAGTTTCTCCCCGGAGCCTTTGGTTTGATCGGCTAATGGCTTTCCTAGCCTTAGCTAACTTAGGGTTGGTGCTGTTTGACTTGAGCTATGTACCCGCACGCGATTTATATCTGCGGGGATTTTGGACATTGGGCCGAGTGTACGAACCGCTGAAAGATGTTAACTTCTACAGACTCTATGACCCCTATAAAGGCATTGAACCCCATAGAGACACCCAACAGTATTTAGAAACAGTCGATCAACTGAAAGAACAAGTCACCAGCAATGGATTAGATTCCCCTCAAGCTGAAACCGTACTCCAGCGACTCCGCGAACTGAGCGGGGAAATGATTGATCAAAATCACTTTCAGATTGCCGAGAAAACCGGCACTTTAGAAACCATCAAAAACCGAATGCGCCGGCAGGTTTTTGGCGATAAAGATGCCTCTTCCAAAGACTCATTCCGAACCTTTTGGAGCCAAGAGTATTTAACTCAAAAAGGCTGGAACTCGCAAATTGCCTTTTTCGACCGCCAAATCGAGCCATTAATCGCAACCAATTATTATCGCAGCCTCGGAGAAAATGGCAAATTTATTGACCGATTCTGGAAAATTGATCGCTGGTTTATTGGGCTGTTTTTAATCGAATTTATCGCTCGTACCTGGTGGCTTTCGCGCCGGCACACAGGGTTGCGCTGGATACCCGACGCCATGCTGTTGCGCTGGTATGACATCTTTCTCCTCCTCCCCTTCTGGCGGTGGCTGCGCGTGATCCCCGTGATTATTCGCTTAAACAATGCCAAATTTCCCGATCTCGAACCCCTACGAACCCAACTCAGCCGGGTTTTTGTCGCCAGTTTTGCCGAAGAACTCACTGAAGTCGTCGTGATCCAGGCGATCGACCAACTTCAGGGTGCCGTAGAACGAGGCGAGGTCGCCAGATCACTGTTGCACTCAAGCCAAAAACGCTACATCGACATCAATAACACCAACGAGATCGAAGTCATTGCCAAACGTTTGCTGCAAGTCACCCTCTGCAAAGCCTTACCCGAAGTTCAAACCGACTTGGAAGCCTTGTTGCGCCATAACCTGGAACACACCCTCAACCAACTGCCGGTTTACCAGCAACTTCAGCGCTTTCCTGGACTGGGACACCTCCCCAACCAGCTAACCGAGCAGTTAGTCGCACAAGTTTCAAAACTAATGACAGAAATGCCTCAGAGCGCCTACACTGCCATTGCCAACGCTCCCCCCGATCCCATCTCGGCCAAACTATCTGACCGGCTTGTAGAGCATTTTAGCGAAGCCCTACGCTCAGAATTACAGCAACAACACACCCTTGAAGAACTACAAACCCTCGTTTCGGATCTGCTAGAAGAGATCAAGATCAACTACGTCAAACGAACACCCGAAACCGATCCCCAGCACATCTTGCAGCAAACTCAACAACTGCGCCGATTGGCTGGACGCTAGGAGCAATGGGTCATCAGACCTACCCGCACAGCGAGATTTTTGTTGTAGAATGGGTGGAGGGTAGAGTAAAGTGCTTGCTAAAATCCCGCTTAGGGATTGACATTTAAACGCCTTTGTCCTTGCCCAATTTCACAGAAGAAACAGGGGAACTAAAACCCCTTGCGGGCAAACATTAAGACTTCTGTTTTGGCAAGAGTGACAGAAGAGTGTCATGTACACGGGAAGTGGGGAAGTACCCACTTTTTTTATTGAAACGAACAATGACTCATCCCCTGATCCCACAAATCATCGAATTGGCTACACCTGTTGCAGAAGCGCTCGAATTAGAAGTTGTCAGTGCGGTTTTTCACACTAACCAAAGTCCGCCGGTGTTGAGAGTCGATATCCGCAACCGGCAGGAAGATACCGGCTTAGATGACTGCGAACGCATGAGTCGGGCGCTGGAAGCCGCCTTAGATGCCACAGATATCATTCCCGAAGCTTATGTGCTGGAAATTTCTAGTCCCGGTATATCGCGGCAACTGGCAACAGACAGAGAGTTTATCTCTTTTAAAGGCTTTCCGGTGACGGTCAGCGCGTCTGAAGCCTATCACGGTCATGTAGAGTGGGCAGGCCAATTGATTCGCCGGGATGAGACAGCCGTTTACCTCAATCAAAAAGGTCGGATCATTTCCATTCCCCGGCATTTGGTCGCCAAAGTTGAGCTGGACGAACGGCAGTGAGACCCTTCCAAATACTCATCTGCTTTGTCGCAGCGGTCAGTAATTCGTTACTTTAATTAGCCAACTCACCATTTATCCATCCACCAGCGAGGTTTTTTTGTTTATGTCAATCGTCAAACTCCCCGGCCTCAAAGACATGATCGACGGCATCAGTCTAGAGCGTAATTTACCCAAGCACGCCGTTCAAGCAGCTCTCAGAGAGGCATTACTCAAAGGCTACGAGCGCTTCCGACGCACCCAGCGCTTCGATCAACCCAACTTTGATGAAAATTACTTCGACAACTTTGAAGTAGATCTAGACGTGGAAGAAGAAGGCTTTCGCGTGCTTTCCACCAAGACCATTGTC
This sequence is a window from Microcoleus sp. FACHB-672. Protein-coding genes within it:
- a CDS encoding DUF948 domain-containing protein, with the translated sequence MIDPIFWLGLSILLVAVSLTAVLVAALPALQELARAARSVEKLAETLSRELPPTLEAIRLTGMEISDLTDDVSEGVNSATDVVKQVDQTLGGAKQQAKKAQVTTRSVFTGIQTAWKTFTRPSAGSETPRRPVGRLPASQRPPFEVRDRLNSPEESRRNGEDVPMEQNPNASRLQPRLENAGQPDWEIAPPPPSDIPPPDR
- a CDS encoding YtxH domain-containing protein; its protein translation is MSNNRSGFFFGGVLLGAAIGTVTGLLLAPRTGRDTRKLLKKSADALPELAEDLSTSVQMQADRLSETALRNWDGTLTRLREAIAAGIEASGRERQILSETEAADSLASRAPMRDAYGDVVANSTGEVIPTEMPQER
- the rimP gene encoding ribosome maturation factor RimP, translating into MTHPLIPQIIELATPVAEALELEVVSAVFHTNQSPPVLRVDIRNRQEDTGLDDCERMSRALEAALDATDIIPEAYVLEISSPGISRQLATDREFISFKGFPVTVSASEAYHGHVEWAGQLIRRDETAVYLNQKGRIISIPRHLVAKVELDERQ
- a CDS encoding Hsp70 family protein gives rise to the protein METLETIGFDLGHGETAVAKAVIESIEPPEMLEVNNKKNQITALGWHPELGYLVGEQALIQVGVTQLQIAFKQKPNQDASYRETLRSFLKTYYSLLKESKQIQGEKNSYFYVGCPSGWSLEDREEYQKLLQEAGIPLLNVIPESRAAFMQAKEAGKLEYNKLTSSVLIVDIGSSTTDFTLVKSLSEIPIDFGSNELGASLIDKAIFERTLANHEQKELLEKVFSQYSHHKARCELACRKAKEDYFSNEQLYSSPQSFARGFESINEQIYFIPQVNQSIMEEILNHPLVELGKKSWIQSFREAVTVAKEKLDKQGIAPKVVLMTGGASRMKFTRLICEKTFPEPDTQVRPDPEPERCIALGLARVGRWDLRAAAFKQEMNYLFDSNFFRNLIEKNLPNLIELLTNSLSDELIKSIVKTGLKDWQHNKIRTLSDLEVSMKQRAEQWVKSNETQALINSQCLAWFNSKIQPELADKTDPICRKFQIPRSSLRFEEGIAPAAVNPELQIGDAILAEIVSFIINVVIGGGTLASLLTLILTGHLAWPIALVYGASALAAGMELNRKGVKDTIKTNLDVPGWMRSNLLSDSKIDSICKEINPELEKVLKEQLAANQETFDQLMEKVELGLKDALNAKIQEAIILIQ